A region from the Verrucomicrobiota bacterium genome encodes:
- the hisC gene encoding histidinol-phosphate transaminase, with protein sequence MSILDQVHAQLRDLHAYEPGKPIEDVARELGLEPSAILKLASNENPLGPSPRAVAAMTEALPKAHLYPDGGGWKLRTAIAEKFDLDRENVVLGNGSNEIIELLGHSLLKPGTSTVVSDHAFVVYKLMSTLFGAETIEVPEKPGFQHDLEAMAAAIRPDTREVFIANPNNPTGTLVTESEIERFLDRVPEEVVVVFDEAYYEFLDSPPDTLRFVREGRNVVVMRTFSKIQGLSALRIGYGLAPQPLAEVLQKCRQPFNANAIAQAGALAGLLDQEHQDRTKSVTDEGRVFFQGAFAEMGLEFIPSFANFVLVKVGDGEAVFREMMARGIILRAMASYKLPEWVRISIGTPSQNERCLEELQAVLAAQSLA encoded by the coding sequence ATGTCAATTTTGGATCAGGTGCACGCCCAGTTGCGCGATTTGCATGCCTACGAGCCAGGCAAGCCGATCGAGGATGTGGCCCGGGAACTCGGTTTGGAGCCCTCGGCCATTCTCAAGCTGGCCTCCAATGAGAATCCGCTCGGCCCCTCGCCCCGGGCGGTCGCCGCCATGACGGAGGCCCTGCCAAAGGCCCATCTCTATCCTGATGGGGGCGGATGGAAGCTGCGCACGGCCATCGCCGAGAAGTTCGACTTGGACCGCGAGAATGTGGTCTTGGGCAATGGGTCCAACGAGATCATTGAGCTGCTCGGGCACTCGCTGCTCAAGCCCGGCACGAGCACGGTCGTGAGCGATCACGCTTTTGTGGTCTACAAGCTGATGTCGACGCTCTTCGGCGCGGAGACGATTGAGGTTCCGGAGAAGCCGGGCTTTCAGCACGATTTGGAAGCGATGGCGGCGGCCATCCGGCCGGATACCCGAGAGGTGTTCATCGCCAACCCCAACAACCCTACCGGCACCTTGGTGACCGAGAGCGAGATCGAGCGCTTTCTGGACCGGGTGCCCGAGGAGGTGGTAGTGGTCTTCGATGAGGCCTACTACGAGTTTCTCGATTCCCCGCCCGACACCCTGCGATTTGTGAGGGAGGGGCGGAATGTGGTGGTGATGCGGACTTTTTCCAAGATCCAAGGGCTCTCGGCGCTGCGAATCGGCTACGGTTTGGCGCCCCAGCCTCTGGCGGAGGTCTTGCAGAAATGCCGGCAACCCTTCAATGCCAATGCCATTGCCCAAGCGGGGGCTTTGGCGGGGCTTTTGGACCAAGAGCACCAGGACCGGACGAAGTCGGTCACCGATGAGGGAAGGGTCTTTTTCCAAGGGGCCTTTGCCGAGATGGGTTTGGAGTTCATTCCCAGCTTTGCGAACTTTGTCCTGGTGAAGGTGGGCGATGGGGAGGCCGTTTTCCGCGAGATGATGGCGCGGGGCATTATCTTGCGGGCCATGGCGAGCTACAAGCTGCCGGAGTGGGTCCGGATCTCCATCGGGACGCCCTCTCAAAACGAGCGCTGTCTCGAGGAGCTGCAAGCGGTGCTGGCTGCGCAGTCGTTGGCATGA